Proteins encoded by one window of Molothrus aeneus isolate 106 chromosome 16, BPBGC_Maene_1.0, whole genome shotgun sequence:
- the LOC136563504 gene encoding putative short-chain dehydrogenase/reductase family 42E member 2 — translation MPEGSTEELPSSAACESQGTEPAGLLAPRSSRTLVTGGGGYLGYNLGCALVSSGIAVVLFDLRKPKWEIPRGADFFKGDVRDYEAVFKACEGVDCVFHVAACGMSGLEQLQKKDQIESINVGGTKIIIDVCKQRNIPRLIYTSTVNVVFGGNPIEEGDEETVPYFPLEKQFNHYSRTKAIADQMVLAANGTLLKGGDKLHTCVLRPPGIYGPEEQRHLPRVAINIQRRLFNFKFGNHKVQMNWVHIGNLVQAHLLAAEALTSEKGYVASGQAYYIHDGENVIFSEWIVPLFEKLGYRKPWIHIPVLLAHIAATVMEYLHLILKPVFSFTPFLTRNEVWNVTVTHTFRIDKARNQLGYKPKKFSFADSVDHYLKTRPTCQEDHTFLKMVFVFGILLSFVILSFF, via the exons ATGCCAGAGGGATCCACGGAAGAGCTCCCCAGCAGCGCAGCCTGTgagagccaagggacagagcctgctgggctgctggctcccaggagcagcaggacactgGTGACAGGAGGTGGAGGCTACCTGGGATACAATCTGGGATGTGCCCTTGTCAGCTCAGGAATTGCTGTTGTGCTCTTTGATCTTCGCAAACCTAAATGGGAAATCCCACGCGGAGCGGATTTTTTCAAG GGTGATGTGAGGGATTATGAAGCAGTGTTCAAAGCATGTGAAGGGGTTGACTGTGTTTTCCATGTAGCTGCATGTGGGATGTCAGGATTGGAACAA CTTCAAAAGAAAGATCAGATTGAATCCATAAATGTTGGAggcacaaaaataataattgatg TCTGCAAACAAAGAAATATCCCTAGACTGATATATACCAGTACAGTGAATGTGGTGTTTGGAGGGAATCCTATTGAAGAAGGAGATGAAGAAACTGTACCATATTTTCCACTGGAAAAG CAATTTAATCATTATTCCAGAACCAAGGCAATTGCAGACCAAATGGTTCTTGCTGCTAATGGAACTTTACTCAAAG GAGGGGACAAGCTCCACACGTGTGTGCTTCGCCCGCCGGGCATCTACGGACCAGAAGAGCAGCGGCACCTGCCTCGAGTAGCC ATAAACATCCAGCGGAGACTTTTTAACTTCAAGTTTGGGAATCACAAGGTTCAGATGAACTGGGTTCACATAGGAAATCTGGTGCAAGCTCATTTACTGGCTGCTGAGGCACTCACCTCTGAGAAGGGCTATGTAGCT AGTGGCCAGGCTTATTACATCCATGATGGTGAAAATGTCATCTTCTCTGAGTGGATTGTGCCTTTG TTTGAAAAATTAGGCTACAGGAAACCTTGGATACATATTCCTGTTCTCCTGGCTCATATAgcag CCACTGTGATGGAATATTTGCACCTGATACTAAAGCCAGTTTTTAGCTTTACACCTTTCTTGACAAGGAATGAg GTGTGGAATGTCACTGTAACTCACACTTTCCGAATAGACAAGGCACGAAATCAGCTCGGTTACAAACCAAAGAAATTCTCATTCGCTGATTCTGTGGATCATTACCTAAAAACAAGACCTACCTGCCAAGAAGATCACACATTCCTTAAAATGGTGTTTGTTTTTGGCATTTTGTTAAGTTTtgtcattctttctttcttctaa